CTTCCGCATATAAGCCGAGTCGAACTTGTAGAGGAAGTAGTTGGCAAAGTCGATGGGCACGGGCacggagacgacgcacgcgacgcgGTCGAGAAAGGCTCTCTGAATGACGGGGAAGGGCAGGTTGAAGGTGTAGCTGCAGAGATGGGACAGGGTCAAAAGGCGCTTGGCTTTTCGCTCGAAAGCCATCGAATTCGGCGTCTCGAACTGCAGCGCTGTGCACAGACAGAGCGCGGCAATCGTCTTGAGCGCCTCCGGGTCGTTGCccgagacgcgcggccgcggaaactcaggcggcggagcggcggcgcgcggcgacaagaGGAGGAAATCGAGACTCGTgtccgcgtgcggcggcgtctgcagagtcTTCGCAGACTCTGGGTCCTCGGTCGGCGCTCTCAGCCCGTTCTCGTCGCGGGTTGGGGAGACGACGTCCCCCGCCTCcagggcgtcgccgtcggggCATCGCCCtccgttttctctcgcgtcctGCGTGCGCTGGGTTCCTTCTGGCTCACGCCGCCCCGCGAACAGAGCTTGCTCGGCTCTGCAGGCCTGCACGCGGCAGGACGCGTCGCTttgcttctcttcctcgAAGATGGAGACAATGTTCGACCTGTCGAGGAGGGATACGGCGAGCTGAATGGCGGAGCGCGGCAGGTCGTCTGGCGTGAGCACCAGGCCCGAGGTCTGCAGCTCGGCTGCGCAGTTCATGAGGATGTCGATAAttttcgctcttcgcgcggcgagcgcgggcgccaggaCAGTCTTGGGCGtcagcagcgcgtcgcgcttcttctcggcgaGAAACGTGATGTCGTCTGAGTCAAGGATGCGCACATGCGCGCCCAGCGCgggggacgccgcgcgcggacagGTCGCAGCCGCGTTCGCAGGGAGCGAGTAGGACGAAGAGCAAGTTGTGCTTGCGTCGGAGGTGCGCGCCACAGGGCTGCTGGGGTCTCTCTTGCCCGAGAAAGCCGCCGAAAGCCGCTGCAGGGGGGCCCcgaggcggcctcgcacgCTGTCCTCAGGCGTCCTCTCcaggctgcggaggaaggcgccgagagctTTTTGCTGACGCCGCGTGATCTCGCGCGCGGACATCCCGGCAGAGAACGTGAGAGACGGATACGGGTCAGGGAGTCCGCGCATCCTCGACAGCAGCGAGGGaaacgcacacgcgcctccCCCTGTCTCAGCCGAGAGCTTCCCGCGCCGCACGCTCTCAGTCGCCTTGCACGGAGACGTTGTCTCCCGCGAAATGTCCGCTGCGCGGGGTGCTGCTGAGGACGCACCATACGCCCTCAACTCGACGGGAGTCAGACCCcggttttctttctctcgcgcgcctccgtcccCCCACGGAGAAACGGACGCGCGCCCAGCCGGTTCCTTCTCGTTAGAAGTAACATCCTTCTCTCCCGacttcgccgcggctccggactcgcccgcgcccctctCGTCCCTCTCCCCAGTCTCTccggcctcctctcgcctgaatcgcttcgccgctcgcagccggacttcctcctcctcctctgggtGCGGCCGTTCatcgcgcttcctctgcgcacGAAAGACGACTTGCTCTTCAATGCGCGTGACCTTAACGGCGaaagacgcacgcgcagtCTCCCCGTggcgaccggcgcgcgccagcagcgcgcccgAGGCGTTCCTTGAGGTCTCCGAGAAGACGAGCGAAGATGACGGCAGGAATGCGGCGCGACccagagaagacgaagcgaaTGAAGTCCCAGCGGAGGAAACGGCAGCAGGGAGGGCGTGCGACTCCTTGCTGCcgggagacgcagcgagcgaacCGCTGGGAGGCGCCTGTGAGagggacgaagagagagaagccgaCAGAGCAGGCAGAGGGGGGAGACGCGACGAAGGAGGCTTGGCAGACAGTTTACTCAAACTTGCAGGCTGCGAAAAGGAAAGAGGCGAGAACAAAGAAAACAGCGGCGGGTGGCGAGCAGGCGGCAGCatcgaggaggaggccgccgaggatCCCCCCCCCGGGGCGGCGTGCGGTAGCGCGTAGGACGCAGAgtgcgacggaggcgacgcatgcTGACTCATCAAATACGCTGCGAACACTCGCTGCTGGACTaaagcagacgacgcggcatGGCGCCTTTGGTGACCTGCGTTTCGCTTGTCCGTCGCCATCTCAGTCGCAGCCACCTgactcgcttcctctctcgcatGCCCTCCCGCGAGGAGCTCTTCCCTCGCGCCCGACTCTCGGCGGCTTTCCTTCGTCTGCTCATTTCGCTctgcctccgtcgtctcccCCTGCAGCGCACGTCCCACCCCGAGGGACGGCGAAGGCATGCTGCCGCCAGCCAGGAGCGACGAACCCGAAGCAGACTGCGAACTCAAAGgcgaagcgagaggcgctttcttctcccgcgcgcgcggaaagggCACAGgaaaggcggaggaagcggcagacgagggagacgatgcagacggagagagcgaagccgtagacgacgcagccgcagccagTCTCTGCctggggggggcggcgatgcgcgtcacggagagaaagagtgaagaggaggccgcggaagacgctgcagacgaaggagctgccgccgcatgcgaagaagcgagccacgggcgcggcggaagcgaagaggaggagagagacacttCCCTCGTGTCTGCCGTCGGGGGAAGAGCAGCCGGACTCGAGACTCCATCTGCGGCTACTTCCATGACGGAATACAAGAGCGAGGAAAATCCGAGCAGGATCGgtcgagaggcgcgacgaaACTACCAATGGAACCACATTCCGtcggaagaaagagaaaagacgAGACGGAGACAGGCAGAGACTCCGGACGCGAGCGCCGTCGGCCCTTCTCTTAGGCGAGAATGAAGAGCGAACAacacgccttcgccgcgccctgtcTACTGCCCATCATGTTTCGAAAAAACACACGTTTCCGCGAAGtccgtccgcctctgcagcatgCCTTTCCTTCCTGCTTCGCCGTAGCTTGTTCGCCCGTCTGcggtgcctccgccgccgagcttCCAGGGCAGCAACTAGAGAGACAAGCGAAACAACGGACGCCAGAGAAAAGACCACGGATTTCTTCAGACCCACAGAAGCGAtacagacagagacagacggcAAGAGGACCACGAGACGCAGGTAGTCAACCACGTggaaaaaaggaagaaaacAGACCGTCAACTGACAAGACAGAGAAGCGCAGAGCCCACAGACgtgagaggaagcagagacacaggAAAACTCTGTATACGCTGATCCTCGCAAAAATGCAGGCTAACAACGCGTGTGAGCGAAAATGGAGACTGCCAAcaggggaaggggggggaggggggggggacaggTGAGGACAGAGAAAGAGCCCTCTTGCAGAGCTGTATCTACGCTCGTCTACGACACTGTGAAGTCATCCGGCACCGCCGGGACATGCGCTCAAAATTCCGAGATTTCAAACGAAACACAGAGGCTAAGTGCCGGTTTCTCAGCCGCTGAAGTCCGGAAAACTCGAAAACGGCAAATAACGAAACGAACGAGAAGCTTTGACAGACAGGACACCTCAGCACAGACATGACTCATACGATGCAGGCTGGAACGCGGCGGAAGCCCTCGCCACACACATGCGCACGACGAACGGAAAGAGCGAGACGAAACACACCGACCGCTGAGAAATGGGAAGACAAAGCTCGCACTCAGAGGAGACTCGCGCGATACTCGGAATAGGGCGGCTGATGAAAACGTTTGAGCGTGCGGCGATCGCCGAGAGCAGGGCGCGTCGCACGCTCTTGCGCAGCAGAATGGCTGGCAGCTGGAGTAAAAAAATTCCTAGCGGATCCGCCCCTCGTGATACACATGCGACCCAAATCCTAGCAGATACCCAAGAGCCAGAGAGAACGAACCCTATGAGAAAAAAAGCGGCAGCCTGGAAGGAggacgcctcgcagccgccagaACGAGACGTTCAGGAGAAGCGGACTCAGTAGTGCTTACACGGTcggaaaaaagcgaaaaacgGCGGACAAAGACTCCTTCCGAGTCCgtagaagaagaaaaaaactcgCACGAGGTGCAAGATGTCCAGGCTGCCGGCGATGACGCGGGATGTGTCTTGTGGTCGATTGCTGAGGGGACGGCAAATGGAGACCCAGAACGAGACAGAGGGGGCGGGCAACGAAGCCTTCAAATACGCGGCACAAACAGGAGCCATCAGATGAAACAATGCATCAAACAGCTCTTTTCGCCACCCCACGCGGCTGGCAATGCTCGCGCCCCTAGCGGTCTACTCCGTCCGCCCGAGAGGCACTCGCTTGTGGCGAGCTCggtcgtctctcctcgcgcttccctGGCAGGCCCATACACATGAAAAAAACCTATGGATTCCAAAAACAAAGAAGACCGTAAAAGCTGCTGTGTATGCTGCTGCGACGGGGGCTGTGGTCGTTTCCATccagcgaagacgcgtcTGCTCCGGTGGCCTTCCGTAGACGACGTGTGGCTACCGCCAAGAACgcggaagggagagagccgaagacagaggcgaggaaTGCCGGTGGCACAGCCAAGAGAAGCCTGAAAACGAGAAACTACTGGAAAACTCGTGGACAAAACCACGCGAAACACCGATGAAAGGGGAGACAAAAAACGAGATCAGGAACCAGCTCCCCTGTCCATCTTTTCTCTTTGAGCCCTCGCTGAGAGTTCTCGTCGGGCAAAGACACGCGCGGATACACGTAAAACGACACACGCAAGGACTGCAGGGAACGTGGACGAGATTCAGAGTATGGGGGACAAGGAGACACAAAAAAAGACAGAGACAAAACGAGAtaagaaaacgaagaaagcCAATAATCAGGTTGGATGGTGGTGAAGACAGACGAAGCGGTGGAACAGTGAGAGCGAAGCCAGGctggagagaaaagaagaccaGTGAAGTCATAAACACCTCCGGTACTCgtccccctcctcgcctccgtccccACTCACGCTTACAACCAGCAGAATCGAGAGGCAAGATGAACTCTAAAAAAAACTCGTGACTCCCACGTGAAAACCAACGACGCGAACAGACGTTCGCGACGTTGTAACTTGTacgcctctgcggaggcagactCGTACAGGAGCCGATGAGAATTAGATCGATAGAGCCATGAGCTCCGCTCTGCATGTACGTGTCCGGCTTGATCCTTTTACGCCTTCTCTTTTGTAAATATATCTGATTTGGCCAGAGGAGTGCATACGTTTGATTTTTTGAgccacacatgcatatatacgcATAGTGGACGAATACGCCGACCACGACCCTGAAGGCAAGCCAGACGAATGCGCTACACGGGGTTTCCACGGGAACCCCAATGCGCCGAAAGGAAAAAGACTCTGCGCCCGCTACGACAGCTACTAAAAGGTTTGTCATAAAACCATAGCGCAATGACCTTTACAATGTTCAATCTTGTAGTATAAATTCCAGTAGACGCAGGTGCTTGTGGATTATATAGAGCTGTTGACGTTTGTCAAGCTCCTTGTACCTAGTTAGCTCCCTGTGTATTTATGCCCAGACCGAAGGCGTTCCCCAATAACACTAGGAAATAGGAGGTCGCGTTTGGGATTGGGAGAACGACTTTCAAGCCATCAGTTTCTATGGGTACAAAGAAAATACCATATCCCCCGTAGAAGCACGTACTAACATAAAGATCACGGCCAGGCTATGCCTCGCTATTATCACAGTATAGCAGCCATCGTTCCCGTATATACCATCCGAGATCGAGATCATTTCTAGGCTTATCGGAACTACCTTTCTCTGGGTCGGATATACTACGGGGTTGGACTCCCCGCATTAcctgacctgttatccctGGCGTACCTTACAACCGTTATATAACGTAGAGATAGAATGCCATGTGGACTAATACCCGTAGGGGTTGCATTTGGCTACTTGGCGCTCCTTGCGGGCGTTGCTGCTAACGACGTCGTTTCCGCCGTTTGAGGAGTTTGAGATATCCACATCAGTCTGATGCAAGACACCAGCAATGACACCGTAAagcctcccccctcccacCCGCTAGACGTCGAAGCGTACGCAGGAGCCATTCTCAACATTTTCTGCACCGTCCCGTCTCAATCTGACAAACTGCGTGCGAGACCCTAGTCCGGCTCGTACAGACAGGAAAGCGAATCCCCCTTCAATGTACGGATGCCTTTCGATGCACTTCGCTCCGGTATGAGATAATGGAAAACGACATCACCTTGACTGCTGCTGGTAGAGATACGCTCGGCAACAGACAACGTGAAGTGTCAGTGCTGTCTA
The Besnoitia besnoiti strain Bb-Ger1 chromosome VIII, whole genome shotgun sequence genome window above contains:
- a CDS encoding hypothetical protein (encoded by transcript BESB_083460), producing the protein MEVAADGVSSPAALPPTADTREVSLSSSSLPPRPWLASSHAAAAPSSAASSAASSSLFLSVTRIAAPPRQRLAAAASSTASLSPSASSPSSAASSAFPVPFPRAREKKAPLASPLSSQSASGSSLLAGGSMPSPSLGVGRALQGETTEAERNEQTKESRRESGAREELLAGGHAREEASQVAATEMATDKRNAGHQRRHAASSALVQQRVFAAYLMSQHASPPSHSASYALPHAAPGGGSSAASSSMLPPARHPPLFSLFSPLSFSQPASLSKLSAKPPSSRLPPLPALSASLSSSLSQAPPSGSLAASPGSKESHALPAAVSSAGTSFASSSLGRAAFLPSSSLVFSETSRNASGALLARAGRHGETARASFAVKVTRIEEQVVFRAQRKRDERPHPEEEEEVRLRAAKRFRREEAGETGERDERGAGESGAAAKSGEKDVTSNEKEPAGRASVSPWGDGGAREKENRGLTPVELRAYGASSAAPRAADISRETTSPCKATESVRRGKLSAETGGGACAFPSLLSRMRGLPDPYPSLTFSAGMSAREITRRQQKALGAFLRSLERTPEDSVRGRLGAPLQRLSAAFSGKRDPSSPVARTSDASTTCSSSYSLPANAAATCPRAASPALGAHVRILDSDDITFLAEKKRDALLTPKTVLAPALAARRAKIIDILMNCAAELQTSGLVLTPDDLPRSAIQLAVSLLDRSNIVSIFEEEKQSDASCRVQACRAEQALFAGRREPEGTQRTQDARENGGRCPDGDALEAGDVVSPTRDENGLRAPTEDPESAKTLQTPPHADTSLDFLLLSPRAAAPPPEFPRPRVSGNDPEALKTIAALCLCTALQFETPNSMAFERKAKRLLTLSHLCSYTFNLPFPVIQRAFLDRVACVVSVPVPIDFANYFLYKFDSAYMRKKANSSSVQLVAFLLDCFSLTPQAVCTPSALAGAAAVLLAKRICENKKRKKEKKTEREEPMWTTEMKNITGFDSLQVKKVLKTMNAFLMTKRGRFPGLHKLHTKGWAAVEWEHPGKIKARLEKEERRPKRNEAVRH